A stretch of Plesiomonas shigelloides DNA encodes these proteins:
- the rplL gene encoding 50S ribosomal protein L7/L12 — translation MSITKEQIIDAVAAMSVMEVVELISAMEEKFGVSAAAAVAVAAGPAEAAEEKTEFDVVLSAVGANKVAVIKAVRGATGLGLKEAKDLVESAPANLKEGISKAEAEALKKDLEEAGASVEIK, via the coding sequence ATGTCTATCACTAAAGAGCAAATCATTGATGCAGTTGCAGCAATGTCTGTAATGGAAGTTGTTGAGCTGATCTCTGCAATGGAAGAGAAGTTCGGCGTTTCTGCTGCTGCTGCTGTAGCTGTTGCTGCGGGTCCAGCTGAAGCTGCTGAAGAGAAGACTGAATTCGACGTAGTTCTGTCTGCTGTTGGCGCGAACAAAGTAGCTGTTATCAAAGCAGTACGTGGCGCAACTGGTCTGGGCCTGAAAGAAGCTAAAGACCTGGTAGAATCTGCTCCAGCTAACCTGAAAGAAGGTATCAGCAAAGCAGAAGCTGAAGCTCTGAAGAAAGATCTGGAAGAAGCTGGTGCTTCTGTTGAAATCAAGTAA
- the rplJ gene encoding 50S ribosomal protein L10 yields MALNLQDKQAIVAEVNEVAKGALSAVIADARGVSVAKMTELRKTSREAGVYVRVVRNTLLRRAVAGTSYECMADAFVGPTLVAFSNEHPGAAARLFKAFAKDNANFEVKGAAFEGEFIQAAQIDRLATLPTYDEAIARLMATMKEASAGKLVRTIAAIRDAKEAA; encoded by the coding sequence ATGGCACTGAATCTTCAAGACAAACAAGCGATTGTTGCTGAAGTCAACGAAGTGGCCAAAGGTGCGCTGTCTGCAGTTATCGCCGATGCACGTGGCGTTTCTGTAGCAAAAATGACTGAACTGCGCAAAACCAGCCGTGAAGCTGGCGTGTACGTACGTGTAGTACGTAACACCCTGCTGCGTCGTGCTGTTGCCGGCACCTCTTACGAGTGCATGGCTGATGCGTTTGTTGGTCCAACTCTGGTTGCATTCTCTAACGAACATCCGGGCGCAGCTGCTCGTCTGTTCAAAGCATTTGCTAAAGACAATGCCAACTTTGAAGTTAAGGGCGCAGCCTTTGAAGGCGAGTTTATCCAAGCGGCTCAAATTGACCGTCTGGCAACTCTGCCAACTTACGACGAAGCGATTGCACGCTTGATGGCGACCATGAAAGAAGCCTCTGCAGGCAAACTGGTTCGCACTATTGCGGCTATTCGCGACGCCAAAGAAGCAGCGTAA
- the rplA gene encoding 50S ribosomal protein L1 yields the protein MAKLTKRMRVIRDKVDSTKQYEINEAVALLKELATAKFVESVDVAVNLGIDARKSDQNVRGATVLPHGTGRTVRVAVFTQGANAEAAKAAGADLVGMEDLADQIKKGEMNFDVVIASPDAMRVVGQLGQILGPRGLMPNPKVGTVTPNVAEAVNNAKAGQVRYRNDKNGIIHSTIGKVDFTAEQLKENLEALLVALKKAKPSSAKGVFIKKVSISTTMGAGVALDQNSLSAAV from the coding sequence ATGGCTAAGCTGACCAAGCGCATGCGCGTGATCCGTGACAAAGTTGATTCTACTAAGCAGTACGAAATCAACGAAGCCGTTGCTCTGCTGAAAGAGCTGGCGACCGCTAAGTTTGTTGAAAGTGTTGATGTTGCAGTTAATCTGGGTATCGATGCTCGTAAATCTGACCAAAACGTTCGTGGTGCTACCGTTCTGCCACACGGTACTGGCCGTACTGTTCGCGTTGCTGTGTTCACCCAAGGTGCAAACGCAGAAGCTGCGAAAGCCGCTGGTGCTGACCTGGTAGGTATGGAAGATCTGGCTGACCAGATCAAGAAAGGCGAAATGAACTTCGACGTAGTTATCGCATCTCCAGATGCAATGCGCGTTGTTGGTCAACTGGGTCAAATCCTGGGCCCACGCGGTCTGATGCCAAACCCGAAAGTAGGTACTGTAACCCCTAACGTTGCTGAAGCTGTGAACAACGCTAAAGCAGGTCAGGTTCGTTACCGTAACGACAAGAATGGTATCATCCATTCTACCATCGGTAAGGTTGACTTCACCGCCGAGCAGCTGAAAGAGAACCTGGAAGCTCTGCTGGTAGCTCTGAAGAAAGCGAAGCCTTCTTCTGCTAAAGGTGTGTTCATCAAGAAAGTTAGCATCTCCACCACTATGGGTGCTGGTGTAGCTCTGGATCAGAACAGCCTGAGCGCTGCTGTTTAA
- the rplK gene encoding 50S ribosomal protein L11 → MAKKVQAYVKLQVAAGMANPSPPVGPALGQQGVNIMEFCKAFNARTESMEKGLPIPVVITVYADRSFTFVTKTPPAAVLLKKAAGIKSGSGKPNKEKCGKVTRAQVREIAETKAADMTGADVDAMMRSIEGTARSMGLLVED, encoded by the coding sequence ATGGCTAAGAAAGTACAAGCCTACGTTAAGCTGCAAGTTGCAGCTGGTATGGCTAACCCGTCGCCACCAGTTGGTCCAGCTCTGGGTCAACAGGGTGTTAACATCATGGAATTCTGTAAGGCGTTCAATGCTCGTACTGAGAGCATGGAAAAAGGCCTGCCAATTCCAGTGGTTATCACTGTTTACGCAGACCGTTCTTTCACCTTCGTTACCAAGACTCCTCCAGCAGCAGTTCTGCTGAAGAAAGCAGCTGGTATCAAGTCAGGTTCCGGTAAGCCGAACAAAGAGAAATGCGGTAAAGTTACTCGCGCTCAAGTTCGCGAAATCGCTGAAACCAAAGCGGCTGATATGACTGGTGCTGACGTAGACGCGATGATGCGTTCTATCGAAGGTACTGCACGTTCCATGGGCCTGCTGGTAGAGGATTAA
- the nusG gene encoding transcription termination/antitermination protein NusG: MTEAPKKRWYVVQAFSGFEGRVAQSLREHIKLHNMEELFGEVLVPTEEVVEMRGGQRRKSERKFFPGYVLVQMVMEDRSWHLVRSIPRVMGFIGGTSDRPAPISDKEADAILNRLQQVGDKPRPKTLFEPGEMVRVNDGPFADFNGVVEEVDYEKSRLKVSVSIFGRATPVELDFSQVEKA; the protein is encoded by the coding sequence ATGACTGAGGCTCCTAAAAAACGTTGGTACGTTGTACAGGCGTTTTCCGGTTTTGAGGGCCGCGTGGCTCAATCGCTGCGTGAGCATATCAAGCTGCACAACATGGAAGAGCTGTTCGGTGAGGTCTTGGTACCGACCGAAGAAGTCGTTGAAATGCGCGGTGGTCAACGCCGTAAGAGCGAGCGGAAGTTTTTCCCTGGCTATGTGCTGGTTCAGATGGTGATGGAAGACCGCAGCTGGCACTTGGTGCGTAGCATTCCACGCGTGATGGGTTTCATCGGTGGAACCTCTGATCGTCCAGCACCAATCAGCGATAAAGAAGCGGATGCTATTTTGAATCGCCTGCAGCAAGTGGGTGATAAGCCACGTCCGAAAACCCTGTTTGAACCGGGTGAAATGGTACGGGTTAATGACGGTCCATTCGCTGATTTCAACGGCGTGGTGGAAGAAGTCGATTACGAGAAGAGCCGCCTGAAAGTGTCGGTCTCTATTTTTGGCCGAGCGACTCCAGTTGAACTGGACTTCAGCCAAGTCGAAAAGGCGTGA
- the secE gene encoding preprotein translocase subunit SecE: MNANTETQGSGSSLNIVKWVGVFAILIATVVGNAVFDDVAVVLRALVIILMVAAALGLAAFTRQGKSFLEFARESRIEVRKVVWPTRQETTHTTLIVAAVTVVMALALWGLDTILVNLVSFITGLRF; encoded by the coding sequence ATGAATGCGAATACCGAAACCCAAGGCAGTGGAAGCAGCTTGAACATCGTTAAATGGGTTGGCGTTTTCGCTATCCTGATAGCAACCGTGGTCGGTAATGCTGTATTTGATGATGTCGCAGTCGTGCTCCGCGCTTTGGTGATTATTTTGATGGTGGCTGCGGCATTAGGTCTTGCTGCCTTTACTCGTCAGGGTAAATCTTTCCTGGAATTCGCTCGCGAATCCCGGATCGAAGTGCGCAAAGTCGTATGGCCAACCCGTCAGGAGACCACGCATACAACCCTGATTGTTGCGGCTGTTACTGTCGTTATGGCACTGGCACTGTGGGGACTGGATACAATTCTGGTTAACCTGGTGTCCTTTATTACAGGCTTGAGGTTCTAA
- the tuf gene encoding elongation factor Tu — MSKEKFERTKPHVNVGTIGHVDHGKTTLTAAITTVLSKVYGGQARAFDQIDNAPEEKARGITINTSHVEYDTPTRHYAHVDCPGHADYVKNMITGAAQMDGAILVVAATDGPMPQTREHILLGRQVGVPYIIVFLNKCDMVDDEELLELVEMEVRELLSQYDFPGDDTPVVRGSALKALEGDAQWEEKIVELAGYLDSYIPEPERAIDKPFLLPIEDVFSISGRGTVVTGRVERGIIKVGEEVEIVGIKETTKTTCTGVEMFRKLLDEGRAGENVGVLLRGTKRDDVERGQVLAKPGSINPHTNFVAEVYILSKDEGGRHTPFFKGYRPQFYFRTTDVTGTIELPEGVEMVMPGDNIQMVVTLIAPIAMDEGLRFAIREGGRTVGAGVVAKIIA, encoded by the coding sequence ATGTCTAAAGAGAAATTTGAACGTACTAAACCGCACGTTAACGTTGGTACTATCGGCCACGTTGACCACGGTAAAACTACCCTGACTGCAGCTATCACTACCGTACTGTCTAAAGTATACGGTGGTCAGGCTCGTGCATTCGATCAGATCGATAACGCGCCAGAAGAAAAAGCTCGTGGTATCACCATCAACACTTCTCACGTAGAGTACGACACCCCAACTCGTCACTACGCGCACGTTGACTGCCCAGGTCACGCCGACTACGTGAAGAACATGATCACTGGTGCTGCTCAGATGGACGGCGCTATCCTGGTAGTAGCTGCGACTGACGGCCCAATGCCTCAGACTCGTGAGCACATCCTGCTGGGTCGTCAGGTAGGCGTTCCTTACATCATCGTGTTCCTGAACAAGTGTGACATGGTTGATGACGAAGAGCTGCTGGAACTGGTAGAAATGGAAGTACGTGAGCTGCTGTCTCAGTACGATTTCCCAGGCGACGACACTCCAGTTGTTCGCGGTTCTGCACTGAAAGCGCTGGAAGGCGATGCTCAGTGGGAAGAGAAGATTGTTGAACTGGCAGGCTACCTGGACAGCTACATCCCTGAGCCAGAGCGTGCTATCGACAAGCCATTCCTGCTGCCAATCGAAGACGTATTCTCTATCTCCGGTCGTGGTACTGTAGTAACTGGTCGTGTAGAGCGCGGTATCATCAAAGTTGGTGAAGAAGTAGAAATCGTTGGTATCAAAGAGACTACCAAGACTACTTGTACCGGCGTTGAAATGTTCCGTAAGCTGCTGGACGAAGGTCGTGCGGGCGAGAACGTAGGTGTTCTGCTGCGTGGTACCAAGCGTGATGACGTAGAGCGTGGTCAGGTTCTGGCTAAGCCAGGCTCAATCAACCCACACACCAACTTTGTAGCAGAAGTTTATATTCTGTCCAAAGATGAAGGTGGTCGTCACACTCCATTCTTCAAAGGCTACCGTCCACAGTTCTACTTCCGTACAACTGACGTGACCGGTACCATCGAACTGCCAGAAGGCGTAGAGATGGTAATGCCAGGTGACAACATTCAAATGGTTGTTACCCTGATTGCACCAATCGCGATGGACGAAGGCTTGCGCTTCGCTATCCGTGAAGGTGGCCGTACTGTAGGTGCGGGCGTGGTTGCTAAGATCATCGCCTAA
- the coaA gene encoding type I pantothenate kinase produces MTKHQDITTPFVSFERQEWADLRDAIPLTLTESDLERLKGINDELSLDEVIEIYLPLSRLLNFYIRSNLRRQSVLDQFLGREGQRIPYVIGIAGSVAVGKSTTARILQALLSRWPEHRHVELVTTDGFLHPNAVLHERGIMKKKGFPESYDMRRFVQFISDVKSGQPRVSAPVYSHLIYDIVPDGEKVIEQPDILLLEGLNVLQSGMDYPHDPHRVFVSDFVDFSIYVDADTALLKSWYIERFLKFRKGAFSDPNSYFHNYAKLSEEEAVSIANQIWDEINGLNLQQNILPTRERASLILTKGKEHAVERVCLRK; encoded by the coding sequence ATGACAAAACATCAAGATATAACCACGCCTTTTGTGTCGTTTGAGCGGCAAGAGTGGGCTGACCTGCGGGATGCGATCCCGCTGACGCTGACCGAGTCAGATTTGGAGCGTCTGAAAGGGATTAACGATGAGCTCTCGTTAGATGAGGTCATTGAGATTTACTTGCCCCTTTCCCGCTTGCTCAACTTTTACATCCGCTCCAATTTACGTCGTCAATCGGTGCTGGATCAGTTTTTAGGACGCGAAGGACAGCGCATTCCGTATGTGATTGGTATTGCCGGCAGTGTGGCGGTTGGTAAAAGTACCACCGCGCGGATTTTGCAGGCGCTGCTCAGCCGCTGGCCGGAGCATCGTCATGTCGAGTTGGTCACCACCGATGGTTTTTTGCATCCGAATGCGGTCTTGCATGAACGTGGGATCATGAAAAAGAAGGGCTTTCCGGAGTCCTATGACATGCGCCGCTTCGTGCAGTTTATTTCCGATGTTAAATCGGGCCAACCACGCGTCAGTGCACCGGTGTATTCCCACCTGATCTATGACATTGTGCCGGATGGTGAGAAGGTGATTGAGCAGCCAGATATCTTGCTGCTGGAAGGGTTGAATGTACTGCAAAGCGGGATGGATTATCCGCACGACCCCCATCGGGTGTTTGTGTCTGACTTCGTCGACTTCTCTATCTATGTGGATGCCGATACGGCGCTGCTGAAAAGTTGGTATATCGAGCGGTTCTTGAAGTTTAGAAAAGGTGCCTTCTCTGATCCAAACTCCTACTTCCATAACTATGCCAAGTTAAGTGAAGAGGAAGCCGTCAGTATCGCCAATCAGATTTGGGATGAGATCAACGGGCTCAATCTGCAGCAAAATATCTTACCGACGCGTGAACGCGCCAGTCTGATTTTGACGAAGGGCAAAGAGCACGCGGTCGAGCGTGTTTGTCTGCGCAAATAA
- the birA gene encoding bifunctional biotin--[acetyl-CoA-carboxylase] ligase/biotin operon repressor BirA: MKNSETPLQIVRWLADGEFRSGERLGEWLGISRAAVSKHIRTLQSWGIDVFTVPGKGYRLAEPMELLTTERLQALAPEAQFALLPVIDSTNQYLLDRIGQYPSGYACLAEYQHAGRGRRGRVWQSPFGANLYLSMYWRLDQGPAAAVGLSLAIGVIVADVLTSLGVGDVKVKWPNDLYLNDKKLSGILVELTGQTGDAAHIVLGMGINVALPASVREQIDQPCACVKDVCPELSRNQLAAALLQALQQQLPRYEQAGLGAFYERWNELDNFAGRQVRLLMGERCVEGVACGIDSHGALRLRLADGTLKSFIGGEISLRPVTAAQ, encoded by the coding sequence ATGAAGAACAGTGAGACTCCACTGCAGATCGTTCGCTGGTTAGCGGACGGTGAATTTCGCTCCGGCGAGCGTTTAGGCGAGTGGCTCGGGATCTCTCGCGCCGCTGTCAGCAAACATATCCGTACCTTGCAAAGCTGGGGCATCGATGTGTTTACTGTTCCTGGGAAAGGCTATCGTTTAGCCGAGCCGATGGAGCTATTGACGACCGAGCGTTTGCAGGCCTTAGCACCAGAAGCCCAGTTTGCGCTGTTACCGGTGATTGACTCAACCAATCAGTATTTACTGGATCGGATTGGGCAATATCCATCGGGCTATGCCTGTCTGGCGGAATACCAGCATGCGGGGCGTGGGCGCCGTGGGCGGGTGTGGCAATCGCCGTTTGGGGCCAATCTTTATTTATCGATGTACTGGCGGCTAGACCAAGGGCCGGCGGCCGCGGTTGGCTTGAGTCTGGCTATTGGCGTGATTGTGGCGGATGTGTTGACCTCGCTTGGCGTGGGGGATGTTAAGGTCAAATGGCCGAATGACTTGTACCTGAACGACAAAAAGCTTTCCGGTATTTTGGTCGAGCTGACCGGACAAACCGGCGATGCGGCACATATCGTGTTGGGGATGGGGATTAATGTAGCGTTACCGGCCTCGGTGCGTGAGCAAATTGATCAGCCGTGCGCCTGCGTGAAAGATGTGTGTCCGGAGTTATCGCGCAATCAACTGGCTGCGGCATTGTTGCAAGCGTTACAACAGCAACTGCCGCGTTATGAGCAAGCGGGCTTAGGGGCGTTTTATGAGCGCTGGAATGAGCTGGATAACTTCGCGGGCCGACAGGTGCGTTTGTTGATGGGCGAGCGCTGCGTGGAAGGGGTGGCGTGCGGTATCGATAGCCATGGCGCACTGCGTTTACGGTTAGCAGACGGTACGTTGAAAAGTTTTATCGGCGGTGAGATCTCACTGCGCCCGGTCACCGCCGCTCAGTAA
- the murB gene encoding UDP-N-acetylmuramate dehydrogenase encodes MPTSTPTAMSSASWPSLQPFHTFGLPVRARKISQVTQLSELLALSRASLQANEPLLILGGGSNMLFTEDFAGHVIVNRLRGICCSESEQAWHLHVAAGENWHQLVEYTLAHNLPGMENLALIPGCCGSAPIQNIGAYGVEFEKVCEYVEVLDLTSGETVRLSREECQFGYRDSIFKHRYQHGYVITAVGLRLPKAWQPVLSYGDLAKLDPRSVTAQQIFTIVCQMRQSKLPDPAQQGNAGSFFKNPLVSGETLADLRQTYPSIPCYPQPDGQYKLAAGWLIDQCGLKGHRIGGAAVHDKQALVLVNQGNATARDVVQLAHTVRQQVLARFAVALEPEVRFMGADGEINAVQAIA; translated from the coding sequence ATGCCTACATCAACGCCAACAGCGATGTCATCAGCATCGTGGCCATCATTACAGCCTTTCCACACGTTCGGTTTGCCGGTACGAGCACGCAAAATCAGCCAAGTGACGCAATTGAGCGAGCTATTAGCATTAAGCCGTGCTTCATTGCAGGCTAATGAGCCACTGCTGATTTTAGGCGGTGGCAGCAATATGTTGTTTACTGAAGACTTTGCTGGGCATGTCATCGTGAACCGCTTACGTGGCATTTGTTGTAGCGAAAGCGAGCAGGCATGGCATCTGCATGTGGCGGCCGGGGAGAATTGGCACCAATTGGTGGAGTACACGCTGGCGCACAACTTACCAGGAATGGAGAATCTGGCATTGATCCCCGGCTGCTGCGGGTCGGCACCGATTCAGAACATTGGCGCTTATGGCGTAGAGTTTGAAAAAGTGTGCGAGTACGTGGAGGTGTTGGACCTGACGAGTGGCGAGACTGTGCGTTTATCGCGCGAAGAGTGCCAGTTTGGTTATCGCGACAGTATCTTCAAACATCGCTATCAGCATGGGTATGTGATCACCGCAGTTGGTTTGCGCTTGCCAAAAGCTTGGCAGCCGGTGCTCAGCTATGGTGACTTAGCTAAGCTGGATCCGCGCAGCGTAACGGCACAGCAGATTTTCACCATCGTGTGCCAGATGCGCCAGAGTAAATTGCCGGATCCGGCGCAGCAGGGCAATGCGGGTAGCTTTTTCAAAAACCCGTTGGTCAGCGGTGAAACGTTGGCCGATCTACGCCAAACATACCCGAGCATCCCGTGTTACCCACAACCGGACGGCCAGTATAAATTGGCGGCGGGCTGGCTGATTGATCAGTGTGGCTTGAAGGGACACCGTATTGGCGGTGCGGCGGTGCATGATAAACAAGCGTTGGTGCTGGTCAATCAAGGCAACGCTACTGCTCGTGATGTGGTGCAACTGGCACATACCGTGCGTCAGCAGGTGTTGGCGCGCTTTGCCGTCGCGTTGGAGCCGGAAGTTCGCTTCATGGGCGCCGATGGGGAAATTAACGCAGTACAGGCGATTGCATGA